In Fundulus heteroclitus isolate FHET01 chromosome 16, MU-UCD_Fhet_4.1, whole genome shotgun sequence, a single genomic region encodes these proteins:
- the tmem205 gene encoding transmembrane protein 205, giving the protein MATEGEPTDLIKVLHLLLLSFTWGMQVWVSFIGGFALVKQVTLHTFGLVQSKLFPVYFYCLLGSNFASLAVYAVYHPRELLDWHESVQMGMFFVALIVAGLNAQWFGPAATEVMFQMRAVEEEHGLGNQVGLGSQREEYAKLKEQDPKYGAYRKTFGRYHGLSNLCNLIGFICVTTNLVYTALKLSTI; this is encoded by the exons ATGGCAACAGAGGGGGAGCCGACCGACTTGATCAAGGTGTtgcacctgctgctgctctccttCACCTGGGGCATGCAGGTGTGGGTCTCCTTCATCGGAG GTTTCGCCCTGGTGAAGCAGGTAACGCTGCACACCTTCGGCTTGGTGCAGAGCAAGCTGTTTCCTGTATACTTCTACTGCCTGCTGGGGAGTAACTTTGCCAGCCTGGCTGTGTATGCCGTGTACCACCCCAGAGAGTTGCTGGACTGGCATGAAAGTGTGCAG aTGGGCATGTTCTTCGTGGCACTGATCGTGGCAGGCCTGAACGCTCAGTGGTTCGGCCCAGCAGCCACCGAGGTCATGTTTCAGATGCGGGCCGTGGAGGAGGAGCACGGCCTGGGGAACCAGGTCGGCCTGGGCAGCCAGAGGGAGGAGTACGCCAAGCTGAAGGAGCAGGACCCAAAGTACGGAGCCTACAGGAAAACGTTTGGCCGTTACCACGGCCTGTCCAACCTCTGCAACCTGATCGGCTTCATCTGCGTCACGACCAATCTGGTCTACACGGCTCTCAAACTGTCCACCATttaa